DNA from Polaribacter sp. NJDZ03:
TCTGAAGCTTCTAAAAAAGATATTGTTGAAACAATGCAAATAGATCCATCTAAAATAGATGTTGTTTATTGGGGAGTAAAGCACGAGGTTTTTTATAAATTACCAAAAGATGATTTACTACTAAAAAGGATTAAAAAAATAATTGGAATAGATTCTTCATATTTCTTAAGCGTCTCGTGTAATGCAGAACGTAAAAATACACATAAATTAGTTGAAGCCTATATACAGTTATCTAAACAGTTTCCTGTTAATGATTTGGTGCTTCTTTGGGGAAATCCGCCTTTGTTTGTTTTAGAAATGATAGAAAAATCTAATTGCAAAGAAAGAATTCATTTTATAGCGAACATTACAGATAACGAATTATCTATAGTTTATAATGGAGCAACGGCTCTAGTCTTTCCGTCTTCTTATGAAGGTTTTGGATTGCCTGTTTTAGAAGCCATGGCTTGTGGTTGCCCTGTTATAACATGCAGTAATAGTTCTCTAAAAGAAGTAGGTCGTAATGCTGCTTTATATTTAAAATCTTCAGAACCAGAAGATATTTGTGATGTACTGGAACAATTTGAAAATAAGTCTTTTGACTTAGACGAAATAGAAAAGAAAGGATTGGTACAAGCATCCAAATTTATTTGGAGAGATACAGCTTTAAAATATATTGCTATTTATAATAAACATCTAGCCATTAATTAATAGAATGAAAATTGTATATATAATTAACTCATTAGAAGATTCTGGTGGTATGGAACGGGTTTTAACTTCTAAAGTTAATTGGCTTGCATCTCAAAGAGAATTTGATGTAACTATTGTTTCTAGAACTGACACTAAAAACGGCTTTTTTTTTGAGTTAAATAAAAATGTGACCGTCGAAAATTTAAATTTAAAACAATCTAATCATAAAATTTTAAATCTAATTTTTAATACAGATAGGAAAAAGTTTAAAAAGGAGTTAACAAAAAAGTTATTAGAATTAAAACCAGACATTACCATAAGTATGTTTGGAGATGAATATCAGTTTTTACATACGATTAAGGATGGTAGTAAAAAAATTATCGAATTTCATTTCTCTAAAAACTATCTAAGTCATTTAATGGCTAATATACCCAATCTATCATTTAGAAAGCTTAGAAAACTATATGCTTCATATCTTCAGTACAAGCAGCAAAGGGTTGTTTTAGAGTATGATAAATTTGTATTATTAACAGAAAAGGATCAATTACTTTGGAATAATCTTGTAAATAGTTCTGTAATTTCAAATCCTTTATCATTTAATTCAAAAGAAAAATCGACTGGTGAACAAAAAGAAATCATTGCCATTGGTAGATTTATAGCGCAAAAAGGATTTGACTTATTAATTAAAAGTTTTAGTTTAATTACAAAAAATAATCCCGATTGGAAAGTAACAATTTATGGAGAAGGTCAGGATAAAGGTTATTTATTAGAGCTCATAAAAAGTTATAATTTACAGGATGTAATTTTATTAAAACCACCAACAAAAAAAATAAAAGAAGCATTACTAAATAGTTCTATACTAGCTTTTCCATCAAGATATGAAGGCTTTGGCTTAGTGCTAACAGAAGCAATGGAATGTGGTTTACCATGTGTAGCTTTTAATTGCGAATGTGGTCCTTCAGAAATTATAACGGATGAAAAAGATGGTTATTTAATTGAAGGTTTTAACATAGAAAATTTTTCAAAATCTTTAGAAAAATTAATGAAAAATAAAGAATTAAGGTTGCTAATGGGAGAAACAGCATCACAGAATGTGAAACGTTTTCATATAGATGAAATTATGACAAAATGGACTCAATTATTTAATGATACAATATAAATTTTCTAATAACAATATATACATCTGTTTGATGAAGAAATTACAATTTTATTTAACACCCTTAGAAAATGTTGTTTTCAATCAAAAAAGAATGTTTTTATATCCTCAATTATAAATGGCTTTAGGATTAAGTTTATTAGCTTTTTTAATTATAATCATCTATGGTTTTGAATACACCTTTTTAGGTAAAACCTATTTGGTAAGCACTACCTGGAATAAAAGGGTTAAATTTAAAATAAACACGCAACAACGTTTTATTTTATTCTTATTGGCTACAGCAATTGTACAAGCTGGTAATTTTTCTGCTTTATTGTTGTTAATTTGGATGGCATTTTTATTAGGGTTATTATTTAAGTATGGTATACAAATGTTTTCATCACCGATGCTTAAAATTTACGCCTTGTATTTGTGTTGGCTGCTATTTTCGTTAGTTTTAACTACCGAAAAAGGATATGGTTTTCGGGTCTTTTTAAAGTTCTTATTTCCTTTTTTAGTCATATTGGTTGTTACTTCTATAAAAATTACAGATGTTTTTTTTATAAAAGCCTTAAAAATAAGTTTTATAGCAGGTGTTATCATAAATACATGTATTGTATTAATGAAAATTATTCCCATCTACTCTATTTATAATCCTATTTTATGGTGGCCGCCTGCAGTAATAGATGTAAATCCTTTTTTTATAGGTACTGGAATATTATTGTACAAGTTTTCAAAAAAAAAATATGTACTACTTGCCATACTTCTTTTTATTAGTATTCCAATAGTAGAAAGTGTAAGAACGGGTTTAATAGGTATTGGAGTCTTTTTTTTAGCAGTATCTTTTTTTAAGTATAAGTTAAAAGCGATACCCGTGTTTGCTTTAATAATTGCCAGTTTTGTAGCGTCTATTTTATTTGTGCCTACAGTAAGAAATAAAATGTTTAGAACATCTTTTAATAGTGCAGAAGAGGTTCTTAATATGAGTGGTAAAATATCACCAGATACTATTGATAGTAATGGCCGTTTTGCAATGTGGGAATGGAGTTTAAAAGTTTTCTACAAGGGAAATGAATTAATGGGTGCTGGTATAGGACAAATGCAAGCTCGTTTTTATTCTGGAAATCATCCTTTTGGAGTAATAAGAATTGCTCACAACGATTATCTTCAAATACTTTGTGATACAGGTCTAATAGGGTTCGTTTTATACGGACTCATAATAATCAGTTTTGTTTGGCAATCATTTAGAATTTATAACAATAAAAAAAATAATGTCTCTGCAAGATATGCTGCTTTTATTGCCGGTACTTCCTTATGTGGTATTATGGCAACAGCGTTTACAGACAATGTTGTTAACTATTCTTTAATTACCTTAAGTTATCCGTATATATTTTTTGGTTTTGCTTTGGTAATGAAATCTAAAAGAAAGTAATTTTATAATGAAAATAAGTGTTGTTATTCCGCTTTACAATAAGAAGGATAGTATTGTTGATACTATTAAAACAGTATTAAATCAAACTGTTTTACCAGATGAAATAATTATTGTTAATGATGGCTCTACAGATGGATCAGATAAAATTGTATCTAAATTAGAGCATCCATTAGTGAGATTGATATATCAAAATAATTCGGGTGTTTCGGCTGCTCGTAATACGGGAGTTGATAAAGCAAAACATGAATGGGTTGCCTTTTTAGATGCAGATGATATATGGAATGTAGATTACCTGAAAGAAATTAAGACGTTGGCAAAAAAGTATCCGAATAGTAATGTACTGGCAACTGCTTATTTAATGGAAGATTATAAAGGAGAACAGACACCTATAAAATTAAACAAAATTCTATTTAAGGGAGATACAGGAATCTTAACTAATTATTTTGAAGTAGCATGCTATTCGCATCCGCCACTTTGGTCTTCTGCAATTGTTATTAAAAAGGAAGCGTTACTAGAAATTAATGGTTTTCCATTGGGTATAAAATCTGGAGAGGATTTATTAACATGGGCTAAATTGGCAATTAAAAACCAGATAGCGTATAACTTAAATGCTTTGGCTGTTTTTGTGCAAGATAGAGCACATACCTATGACAATAAACCGAATAGAATTCCTGAAAAAGTAGATATTGTAGGTCAGGAGCTGTGTGATTTATATAAAAAGAATAACAATGTAGCTTTTTTAAAAGAATATATTTCTTCTTGGAAAAAAATGAGAGCTTCCATTTATTTAAGATTAGGCTTAAGATCTAAATCTATTAAAGAGTCTTTTGATGCTATTTACTACAATCCCTTAAATAAGGTAGTTTACGCGTACTTATGTTTAACATTAGTTCCGAATGTTGTTTTAAACAAGATTTTAAAGAAGAATCAAAAATAAAATTTTAATGAAAGCATTAATTTTTCATCCTGCTTTAGCACCTTACAGAGTCGATTTTTTTAATTCTTTAAATGAGTATTATTCAGCTTCATTTTATTTTAGTTTAAAAAATGTAAGTGATCAAAAATTTAATCAAGAAAACTTAAAATCTCTTTGTAATTTTAAGTGCAATTATGTTTCTAATGGCTTCGAAGTTTTGGGAAGATCAATTAGAACAGGCGTTTTTTCAATTATAAAAAAAGAAAATCCAGATATTATTTTCTGTGCAGAATATAATCAAATTACACTATTAGCATTTCTGTATTGTAAAATTAAGAACCCTAGAATTAAAATATACACTTTAAGTGATGATAGCATAAAAAACTCTGAAGACAGAAAAGGCTTGAGACTATTTTTTAGAAATTTTATCTCTAAAAATATTAATGGGGTTGTGTTTACGAGCAAAGAGGTTTCTAATTGGTATAAAGTAAATGTTAGTACTAAAAGTAATACACTTGATTTCCCTGTTATTCATTCAGAAAAATCACTGCTAAAAAAATATTCAAACGCCGTAAATCAAGCGAACATCAATATTGCCAAATATGATTTAAAAGACAAAAAAGTATTGCTTTATGTTGGGCGATTGGTGGATGTTAAAAATTTATTTTTTCTGATAAAATGTTTTTCCAATGTTAAAGAAAAAGATAAAAAATTGGTACTTGTAGGAGAAGGAGTGTTGAAAGAAAAATTAATTGAGTTTACAGAGAAATTAGGCATTTTAAAAGACGTTTTATTTATAGGTAGAAAAGAAGGTATAGAATTATACAACTGGTATCTTTTTTCTCAATTATTTGTTTTACCAAGTACCTCTGAGCCTTTTGGAGCAGTTGTTAATGAAGCTTTAGTTGGTGGTTGTCGTGTTTTATGTTCAGATCTAGCAGGTGCATCTTCATTGATAAATAAGAAGAATGGGGTGTTGTTTAACCCTAATGAAGAAAATGATTTATCAACGAAGTTAAAACAAGCTTTTGATGAAGTAAAACCATTAGGCAAAAGTATTACAGAGTTAAGAGAAAGTGCAATGCCTTTTACTTTTGATCAAAAAATGCAAGACTTATTAAAAAACATATAATAGTCTCTATAGTTATATGAAAAAGATAAACCTATAAATAAATTATGCTATTTAATTCTTGGCAGTATGTATTCTTTTTTTTAGTTGTTTTAGTTATTTACTTTTCACTAATGCATAAATGGCGCATACATTTTCTATTAATTGCTTCCTATATTTTTTACTCGGTTTGGAGTTGGAAATTTGCGTTGCTAATGTTTGGAGTAAGTGTTTTAAATTTTTTTTGCGGAAAAAAAATATTTTATGCTGCTACTAAAAAAGGAAAACAGAAATGGTTTGCAACTGCACTGATGCTTTCATTATTGCCTCTGTTTTATTTTAAATATGCCAATTTCTTTATTGATTCATTTTCTAATTTGGCCATTTTTTTTGATGTACATGCTAATAAATATACTTTAAATGTTATACTACCAGTCGGAATTTCATTTTTTACTTTTCAGGCATTAAGTTACTCTATCGATATTTATAGAAATAGAGTAGGTGTAGAAACAAGCTTAGTTAGGTTTACAACCTATGTTGCTTTTTTTCCTCAATTGGTTGCAGGACCTATAGAGCGTTCCACTAATTTATTACAGCAATTTTATGAGGAACATGAATTTGATATTAAAAGATTTGTAGAAGGTGCTAAATTGTTTATTTGGGGTTTATTTAAAAAAATAGTAATTGCAGATAGATTGTCTGTCTACTCAGATGCTGTTTTTAACAACCCAGAAGCACATTCTGGTTCAACATTAATCCTAGCAACTGTATTTTTTACTTTTCAGATTTATTGTGATTTCAGTGGGTATTCAGATATGGCTATTGGTAGTGCAAGAATGTTAGGATTTCGTTTAATGCAGAATTTTAATTTACCGTATTTATCGATTTCTATAGGAGAATTTTGGAAACGTTGGCACATTTCTTTATCAACTTGGTTTAGTGATTACGTTTATATTCCTTTAGGAGGAAACCGTGTTTCAATCAGTCGTTGGGTATTTAATATTTCGGTAGTGTTTTTACTTAGCGGGCTTTGGCATGGAGCCAATTGGACCTTTGTTATTTGGGGAGCGTTACATGCCTTTTATTATTTTATAGAATTTATAGGTAAAAAAATACTTGTATTAGTAAGAGCTGAGGATGTAATGAAAAAAGGATACTATAAATTTTTTAAAATTATTATAGTATTTATTTTGGTCTGTTTTGCTTGGATATTTTTTAGAGCAAATTCGGTTTCTGATGCTTTTTTAATTAGTACAAAAATAATTAGCTTTTCAGGACAATTATGGACAGGTGGATCTTCTGTAACAACAGTACTCTCTGTATTGTTAATCTTGTTTTTAATAGGTGTGCAAATTTTACAATTTAATAATAAGGTGTCCATTTACTTTTCAAAAACGCAATTGCCAAGTTTTGTTGAGTGGCTGTCTTATGCTTTCTTATTAATTACAATTGCTTTGTTCGGAATGTCTTCGAATGCTTTTATTTATTTTCAATTTTAAATTATGATTAAAAAGGAGATTAAGAACAAGCTTTTTAAGGACTACTTAAAAAAAGGATTCCTATTTCTGTTATTACTTATCGTTTTAGATAATGGAGTGAATTACTTTTTATTAAATGGGTTGTATGCATATTATGGTTTATATACTGATAATGAAATTGCACTTGTTGGTCACTCTCATTTAATGCTTGGTATTGATAAGGTAGAGATGGAGAAAGAACTTCATGTAAAAGTTTCTAAATATACAAGAGAAGGTGTAAACATTGTTGAAAGAGATTTAATGATAGATCAATTATTAGAAAGTAATCAGCAATTAAAATTAGTCGTATACGCTGTAGATGCTTGGATGTTTACAGGAGAGGGGTTAAGTGATAACTCTTACAAACAGTTTTATCCATTTATGGGTGAAAAGACAATTAATGATTATGTTTTTGGAAATGCAGCTTTTGGAGATTTTTGGCAACATCAAATTATAAAATCATCTAGATATAACGAAGGTTTAGTAAGTGGTAGTTTTAGAGGTTATTTAAAAAGTTGGGACAATTTAAAAGTAGGAGTCTTAGATACAGTTGCTTTGAATTCTGATATTAAAAAAGGTGATTTTAGAAAGATCGTTTCTACAAATGAGAATAGAAAAACATTTGAAAATACTCTAAAAAAAATAACTCAAAAAAACATAAACATCATCTTGTTATATGTTCCAACATCCTCGATATACAACAATGCTGAAATTGGAAAATTTAATTCTGAAATTACTTATTTCAAAAGCATTGAATCTAAGTTTAGTAATATCAAATTTTTAGATTATAACGAGTTATATAGTGCTAAAGCGAGTTTATTTTATGACAGAATACACTTAAATCCTAAAGGGCAAAAACTAGTTACTGGTAGTTTTATTGAATATTTAAAAAAATAGTACGCTTCCAATTAATACAAGAGTACTTCTTGTAAGTAAAATAAGAAGTACAAATTTAGTTCTATGACATTATTGATAAAAGTATGTTGATTTCTCAAATAATAAAAGTAGCAAAACAGAATTCTAATTTTAAAGGAAGAATTGTAGTCTGCAATTATGTCTTTATGCGATATTTTAGAATTAGAATGAATAACATTTTCACTAAAATCTTATTCTCTCCTGTTATTATTTTATACAAGTTTATAACAGATTTTTTATTGAAGTGCGAAATTCCTGCATCAACAGTAATAGGAGAAGGTTTGGTTATTCATCATGTTACAGGTTTGGTTTTAAACAACAAGGTTGTAATTGGAAAAAATGTAACCTTAAAACACCATACAACTATTGGGAATAAAGAGTCTTTAGAAGGAGAAGATCTAGGTTCTCCTGTTATTGGTGATAATGTCTTGATAGGGCCTCATACCATAATTATTGGGCCAATTACTATTGGTAACAATGCCATTATAGGAGCAGGATCTGTAGTCGTTAAAGATGTACTTCCTTACACTGTAGTAGCAGGTAACCCAGCCAAAGTAATACATGTCTTAAATAAAAAATAATGGCTAAAAAGATATTGTTTCTTTTGCATTTACCACCTCCTGTACATGGTTCTTCTATGGTAGGGCAGTTTATAAAGGATAGTACTATAATCAATAATAGTTTTAAAACGGATTACATTGATTTAGGAACATCAAAAACGATTGATGAAATAGGGAAAAATCCATTAGGAAAAGTTTTAAGGTATTTGTCTATTGTTTTTCAAACGTTAAAACAGCTTTTAGTCAACAAGCCCGACTTAATTTATTTAGCCATGACGGCTAAGGGGTTTGGCTTTTATAAAGATGCTGTTATTGTACTTCTTGTAAAGTGTTTCCAACGTCCAATAG
Protein-coding regions in this window:
- a CDS encoding glycosyltransferase family 1 protein, whose product is MKKILLDINSVVPYLLTGKTTGVGRTTLELIDSFSKIEENLPFEIILYSQNMKGIGAKEFIDDFKTKHLYLPHRETINKIIEKLPIKESFAKYDLMHVPHNFARIYKPKKAIITLHDALFMKIQEKAFNHTQMVKDVPPLMQQCKGIITCSEASKKDIVETMQIDPSKIDVVYWGVKHEVFYKLPKDDLLLKRIKKIIGIDSSYFLSVSCNAERKNTHKLVEAYIQLSKQFPVNDLVLLWGNPPLFVLEMIEKSNCKERIHFIANITDNELSIVYNGATALVFPSSYEGFGLPVLEAMACGCPVITCSNSSLKEVGRNAALYLKSSEPEDICDVLEQFENKSFDLDEIEKKGLVQASKFIWRDTALKYIAIYNKHLAIN
- a CDS encoding glycosyltransferase family 4 protein → MKIVYIINSLEDSGGMERVLTSKVNWLASQREFDVTIVSRTDTKNGFFFELNKNVTVENLNLKQSNHKILNLIFNTDRKKFKKELTKKLLELKPDITISMFGDEYQFLHTIKDGSKKIIEFHFSKNYLSHLMANIPNLSFRKLRKLYASYLQYKQQRVVLEYDKFVLLTEKDQLLWNNLVNSSVISNPLSFNSKEKSTGEQKEIIAIGRFIAQKGFDLLIKSFSLITKNNPDWKVTIYGEGQDKGYLLELIKSYNLQDVILLKPPTKKIKEALLNSSILAFPSRYEGFGLVLTEAMECGLPCVAFNCECGPSEIITDEKDGYLIEGFNIENFSKSLEKLMKNKELRLLMGETASQNVKRFHIDEIMTKWTQLFNDTI
- a CDS encoding O-antigen ligase, which produces MALGLSLLAFLIIIIYGFEYTFLGKTYLVSTTWNKRVKFKINTQQRFILFLLATAIVQAGNFSALLLLIWMAFLLGLLFKYGIQMFSSPMLKIYALYLCWLLFSLVLTTEKGYGFRVFLKFLFPFLVILVVTSIKITDVFFIKALKISFIAGVIINTCIVLMKIIPIYSIYNPILWWPPAVIDVNPFFIGTGILLYKFSKKKYVLLAILLFISIPIVESVRTGLIGIGVFFLAVSFFKYKLKAIPVFALIIASFVASILFVPTVRNKMFRTSFNSAEEVLNMSGKISPDTIDSNGRFAMWEWSLKVFYKGNELMGAGIGQMQARFYSGNHPFGVIRIAHNDYLQILCDTGLIGFVLYGLIIISFVWQSFRIYNNKKNNVSARYAAFIAGTSLCGIMATAFTDNVVNYSLITLSYPYIFFGFALVMKSKRK
- a CDS encoding glycosyltransferase family 2 protein, producing MKISVVIPLYNKKDSIVDTIKTVLNQTVLPDEIIIVNDGSTDGSDKIVSKLEHPLVRLIYQNNSGVSAARNTGVDKAKHEWVAFLDADDIWNVDYLKEIKTLAKKYPNSNVLATAYLMEDYKGEQTPIKLNKILFKGDTGILTNYFEVACYSHPPLWSSAIVIKKEALLEINGFPLGIKSGEDLLTWAKLAIKNQIAYNLNALAVFVQDRAHTYDNKPNRIPEKVDIVGQELCDLYKKNNNVAFLKEYISSWKKMRASIYLRLGLRSKSIKESFDAIYYNPLNKVVYAYLCLTLVPNVVLNKILKKNQK
- a CDS encoding glycosyltransferase, which codes for MKALIFHPALAPYRVDFFNSLNEYYSASFYFSLKNVSDQKFNQENLKSLCNFKCNYVSNGFEVLGRSIRTGVFSIIKKENPDIIFCAEYNQITLLAFLYCKIKNPRIKIYTLSDDSIKNSEDRKGLRLFFRNFISKNINGVVFTSKEVSNWYKVNVSTKSNTLDFPVIHSEKSLLKKYSNAVNQANINIAKYDLKDKKVLLYVGRLVDVKNLFFLIKCFSNVKEKDKKLVLVGEGVLKEKLIEFTEKLGILKDVLFIGRKEGIELYNWYLFSQLFVLPSTSEPFGAVVNEALVGGCRVLCSDLAGASSLINKKNGVLFNPNEENDLSTKLKQAFDEVKPLGKSITELRESAMPFTFDQKMQDLLKNI
- a CDS encoding MBOAT family protein; translation: MLFNSWQYVFFFLVVLVIYFSLMHKWRIHFLLIASYIFYSVWSWKFALLMFGVSVLNFFCGKKIFYAATKKGKQKWFATALMLSLLPLFYFKYANFFIDSFSNLAIFFDVHANKYTLNVILPVGISFFTFQALSYSIDIYRNRVGVETSLVRFTTYVAFFPQLVAGPIERSTNLLQQFYEEHEFDIKRFVEGAKLFIWGLFKKIVIADRLSVYSDAVFNNPEAHSGSTLILATVFFTFQIYCDFSGYSDMAIGSARMLGFRLMQNFNLPYLSISIGEFWKRWHISLSTWFSDYVYIPLGGNRVSISRWVFNISVVFLLSGLWHGANWTFVIWGALHAFYYFIEFIGKKILVLVRAEDVMKKGYYKFFKIIIVFILVCFAWIFFRANSVSDAFLISTKIISFSGQLWTGGSSVTTVLSVLLILFLIGVQILQFNNKVSIYFSKTQLPSFVEWLSYAFLLITIALFGMSSNAFIYFQF
- a CDS encoding serine O-acetyltransferase; protein product: MLISQIIKVAKQNSNFKGRIVVCNYVFMRYFRIRMNNIFTKILFSPVIILYKFITDFLLKCEIPASTVIGEGLVIHHVTGLVLNNKVVIGKNVTLKHHTTIGNKESLEGEDLGSPVIGDNVLIGPHTIIIGPITIGNNAIIGAGSVVVKDVLPYTVVAGNPAKVIHVLNKK